The Arachis hypogaea cultivar Tifrunner chromosome 14, arahy.Tifrunner.gnm2.J5K5, whole genome shotgun sequence DNA window GCTTCGATCTAGGATTTGGAGAGGGAAGCTGTCGCGCATGTGGGGAAGGAGAAGTGGGGGTGTGGCCGTCTCACTCTCACGAGTCACGTCTGGGTCTGGGTCTGGGGGGTGGGGTAGTTTTAATTTTAGGGTTTTGTTAAgaaccggttcggttcggttcggttagggTTTTGGTGGCaagaaccgaaaaccgaaccgaaccgtaaaaaaaccacaaaacatcatttttttcggttttttcggttttcggttaattcggttttcggttttttcggttcgatccatcggtttagttcggtccggatcggttttgaacacccctaatagccacataattcgaaccaatttgGTTCGAACTCTAACTttataattcgaaccaaataggttcgaattacactcctcaagtaattcgaaccagcttggttcgaattacacagacCATATTTCGTtctaggctggttcgaattagtgaggACCAGAGCTGTATATATATGGTGTGAACATGAGTTGCTATCATTAGAGAGGAGTAacatggctagtgaggagagtttcgcagtgttggttcaccacagaggatccattaagaggaaaactcgttccggtgtgaagttcactgataaggatcttctctGTATTATCGTCAGGCCTACGACGAGGTATGAGGACCTTGTTAGCTCTGTACTGCtgaaacttggtctggaaggtgtgaaacgggttaagaagttttttttATCGATTTCCAATCACGGTGCTCCAGGAAACCGTAAAGTACGATTGTTTCAtgatcgggagtgatgaggacttgcaggtcatgtttcattGTCACCGGCAGTTTCCAGAGGTGAGGACACCAGAACtattggcaaagttggttgacgCAGTGTCCAGCtcggggggttcgaaccggaataccaccacTTTAGCCACGGTAGCCGGTTCTAGCTCCAGACCTGCTGTTGCATCTTCCTCCGTCCCTGCGTACGAGCCACCCGTCCAACCTGTCGCCTCCCCTtcgttcgctgttgatctcaaCGGCAGTGTAGGCGACGAGGTCGGAGAAGGGGAATATCTGCGGACTGCTTTACAGTGTGCTGCATCGGCTGGGGTTGGAGATGGATTCTTGGATGATCCAGAGGACGATgatgtcgagccggatatgattgctgATGATAGTGGCGATGATGTTGGAGCAAGTTAGCCTACTGGGGCGggcggtggttctagctctggcatgcagcagtaccctccacatttttcctctttggacttggatgccatgaggcaggaggggATTCCTGGGCAGCCGGctggatttggcgctagagatgCTGAAGGGTCTGCAGGTCTGACagagtttcaggttggtcagcaatttccgGATAAAGAAGAGGCCCTGTTAAGTGttaagacttacagcatccgacGAGGGGTAAAGTACAAGGTCGTGGAGTCTGACTatcgccggtatgtgggcaagtgttctgagttcggcaatgggtgcacatggttgattcggcttAGTCTCCGacagcgcaagggcatttgggaggtcaaaagTTACAACGGACCGCATACTTGTCTCACCACCTCCATTTCCAGCGACCACAAAAGTTTGGATTACCATGTGATATCggcattcattatgccaatggttagggctgatgcatccgtcagcatcaaggtgctcctaaatgccaccgccgcacactttgggtttaggccgacttacaggagggtctggttggcgaagcagaaggctgttgccctcatctatggtgactgggatgagtcgtacaacgagctcccaaggtgggtgttaggagtccagttgacgatgcctggtactgttgcAGTGCTAAGGACGAGCCCTGTTCGTGTCGGTGGACAGTTGGACGAGTCTCGAGCTTATTTTCACAGACTATTCTGGACGTTTCCACCATGTATCGAGGCATTCCATCATTGCAAGCCCCTAGTtagtattgacggcacccatctgtatggcaagtatgggaGAACGTTGCTtgtcgcgattgcacaggacgggaactccaacatactccctgttgcattcgcattagttgagggtgagaatgctgagtcgtggtccttctttctctcccacctgcgTGAGCATGTGACACCGCAGCCGGGTCTGCTAGTTATCtcggacaggcataacggcatcaaggccgcGCTTGAGGCTCCTGACGGAGGCTGGTTACCTCCGTCTGCATACCgggcattctgcattcgacatgtTGCGGCAAATTTTGCCCTCACCTTCAACGGCAAAGACGCAAGGAGTCTACTTGTGAATGCGGCATACGCTAAGACCGAGGTCGAGTtccattactggtttgatattcttaggtccgaagacccggcgatgtgtgacTGGGCGAACCTGATTGAGTATTCGTTGTGGACACAGCATTGTGATGAGGGGCGTAGATTCGgacacatgacgacgaatatatCTAAGTGTGTGAACTCGATCCTCAAGGGTGTCAGAAACCTTCCTATGTGCTCGCTGGTGAAGGCAACATACGGAAGGTTGGCTGAATTATTTGTTCGCAAAGGGAGAGAGGCTGAGGCGCAGATGGGAACCGGACAACAATTTAGTCAGCACTTGGTGAAGTGTatagaggccaacttgaagacggctAGGTGCTTCACGGTTACTGTGTACGACAgggataactccgagttcaccaTCGCAGAGACAACTCCGACTGGTTCTTTCTCACTGGGTAGCTACAGAGTCTCGCTTGCATCTCACACATGTGACTGTGGATACTTCCAGgcacttcatttcccgtgtcCCCACGCACTGGCATGCTGTGCCTACTCACGGCTTACATGGGAGCCTTACGTCCACCAGGTGTATCATCTTAGTTCGGTCTTTAGTGTGTATCAGATGGGTTTCACACTTCCCATTccggagggtttctggccaccataTGACGGGCCGACTGTCATCCCTGACCCCAATAagaggcgtgcgagagagggtcATCCCAGGTCCACTCGGATACGGACCaatatggacgaggcagatccgaaCCGGCCAAAGAGATGTAGGCTTTGTCGGCAGCCTGGCCACACACATCGGAGTTGCCCACAGCTCGGAGGAGTAGAGCACACACGGGGACATGATTAGGTGTATTGGTGGCTTTGGTacttttgttatttcaatttcGCGTTTAGATTCCACTATTATCGGTTTTCTTACTTGTAGTTGGTGACTGATAGAATTTGTTAACGTTAGTGCGATGTACTTTGAATGGGATTTTAGTTAATGAATATGTTCTGTCTCCACAGTTTTAAACGAAATGTATGTCTAATGCACACCGGAATAAATAACTGTACGAGTTTTATTAAGACATGATGTGGAAACTATGTTCGTAACTTAAATTGCTGTGTGGAACGAATTCTGAGTAATTCGAACCATGTTAGTTCGAATTACTTGGTGACTATTTCTTCAgtgtaattcgaacctatttggttcgaattatgaagtTAGAGTTCGAACcaaattggttcgaattatgtggctATAGGTTATAATGTGTAATTTGAACTtgtttggttcgaattacttggaaAGTGAGTTCGAACCACATTAGTTCGAACTACATAAAAATgtgctttggttgattgatgaatcagattttgctttgGCTTATTCGTGTCAAATTGTTCTCCCTTTGGCTTGTTTACGTTTTTTACCCTAAAAAACCTGCTACCTTTGTTTGTGCATTACACCATATTTCAGTCATCCTTCACAGAGAATCTGTTCACTTTGTAGCATaagtatttgatttttgaaaaactatGTCCAACGccataataataaattaacaattcAAGTTTTCAGCTAaataaaattcaacaaaaaaattcAACCTACAAAGAAGTGAAGAATAGTTTTATTGTGATTTGTGAACACAAACCACTAAAGTGAACAATCACTGAATAGAGGAGGCAAACCAGATTTAAGACTTACCTAAAATCACTAAACAGAGTAGACAAAAAGCACAGTAGGCGGCAACAACAAACCATGAACACTGGTAGTCAATGACACAGAGCATCAGCAACACTAAATCAGCAACATTCCAATGCAGTCACAGTTGCAGTTAGAGAGAGCCAGAAAGATAGAGATACACTCACAGGTGGCATCACGACAAGCCTTACGGTCACGGTAACACAACTTTTCTTCTCCGATTTGGTGATTTCATAATTCAGAGGGAGTTCAGAGTTTAGAGCGAGGGAAAGTGATAGATTGAATGAGGTGAAAACTGAAAAGACAGTCATAGATTGAGGAAAAATTGCTAGGATAAACGGTTCAAGAAGAATTTGTAGGGACATTTACCTTCTTCACTTCAGATTGGGCTTTAAGGTTTGAATTGGTTGCAATTTGGGCCAAGAAAGCCGCTTCTGGAGCTTTCTTGAAACTGGAATGCAACCTCGCCAGAAACTCGCGATTCCAGCGTTTGAGCATGTTTCCTCGGTGATTTAGCATGGAGCTGCTTCCTAGAAGACGAGAAGCATAAACAAGACGGGAGGAAAAAACAAAATCGCAGAATCGTGCGATTCTACGAGTAGACTCGCGATTTTAACTACCTTGACCAGAGAGTTTGATAgatcttttataataaaatatttattattagatagatattttataataaaatataaattaataaaaaagcaCAAAAGGTGAGTTTGTTGTAGTTTAAAATAGGGAGTAAAAATCTGATAGCTAGTGTTCCGGATTCGGTTTCTAGGTCCTCCTCGAATCAGCTACAATCTGGATATCCGGGTCCAGGTCATAACTGCGGCTCGAACCGGTCCAACAAGTTTGACTACCTAACtgatattcaaattcaaatatttcctttatcttagttaacaagataagataatataatgacCACAAATTATATAAAGAGAGCCAAGGGCTCCCTCAGGTATGACACTCATTCCTAACCCTCCCATACACCTCTCAGAtctattctgacttgagcgttggagggtctttgcaggtaccacccccgtCGCTCCAGAAGTCCTCGTCACCATCAAGACTAGCCAGTTCTCGATCCTTTTCACAACCCGTATGAGAAGCATCTGGTACATTGGCGCTGTCTTTGGGGACCATCCAAGCCTTGACGGCATGACGGAGGAATTCGAAAAGCGATCCTTGAGTCATCACCATGAACCCAACCCGCCAAATCCGACGCATAAAACACAAAACGATACCCCACCAATCCATGGGAAAGTAATAAGTGCAGTGCACCGCCAATCAATCTCTGAGGGTCAGTAAGCACGGGAAGACAGGACTCCCAAAATACCGATGGCCTAGGAGAAAAGGTCATCTAAATAATTCATGAACTATTCGAAAGGGTATAAACCGTGGAAGGCCAGATTGCTTCCAAAGAGCGATACCAGCCAGCACACATGAGTCAAGCAACTTCCCGTAGCTGATCACGGCGAGAAATCCGAAACAAAAAATCACACGACAGACGTCATagaaaacaccaaaatcactgtGTCTCCCGCAAACTAGAACGCCGACGACATGTTGAGGACGCGAGGCACTGCTGAGATCCCAAACGGACAAGGAGCAAATACGTCATAATAGGAGCCACCCCGTTCACCGAGAAGATCCTAAAGGCCAAACTACGAAAAAGTCTTTGACAAGCCAAACGACATGAAATATGACGGTACGAAAGACCCCCAAGAACACCTGATGGCCTTCGAagccaggatgaacctggaaaGAGCCACCAATGTGGTCTGATGCAGGGAATTTCTAGTAACCCTGGCCAACCCAACAATCAATTAGTTTAACGCCCTTCTGAACGGCTCAATCACGATTTTTGATGATATCTCCAGGAAGTTCATGGTACAATTCACCACTGGATCGCCAAAGAAAAACACCCAATCAGCCTACTGGGAGTCACCCAACGACAAGACGAACCAACGATGAAATACCTTGACAGGTTCAACAACCAGTGCCTAATGGTCGATGGGCTCACGGATTTTGTGGCCAGCCTCTGTCTAACCAACGGACTCATGATTGAAGACTTTCAGAAGCAACTAACAACCAAACCGGTGTGGACAATGCATGAGATCCAAAACGTGGCAAGGAAATACATAAACGACGAAGAGGTGAGCCAAGTCctggctgccaataaacggcacCATGCCAAGACGGCACGACGAAGTAACCCCCCACACAAAGAAACCCCAAAGGAGCACTTCAAGCCCGCCCTCACCATCCGGTGACCTAGGGTGGGAAAATTCACAAACTACACGCCTCTGCCATCCCCAATCATGGAGATTTATCACCAGATAGCAGAGTGAGGTATCCTCCCAAAGGCACGACAACTGAAGGAATAGACAGGCAGCAACAAGAGTCTATATTGTGATTACCACTGAGGATACGAACACAAGACCCAAGATTTCTTCGATCTGAAGGACGCTCTCGAACAAGCCATCTGAGACGGAAAACTCTCCAAGTTCGCTAAAATCATCCGAGATCCCAGGAAAACTGAAAGAGAAAGATCGCCAGAATGGGAAGTACGCAACCCCAGGATAATACGACAGCCACCCCAAGAAAGTCCGAAAGCCAACCCACCACAATAGTAAACATAATCACGGGAAAAGATGTGCCCAAAAAGTCAAGAGGAGCACTAAAAAAGGATCTAAAAGTCCCAGATATAAAAAGCCAAGCATTAATCTCTCCCTTTCTAGCAGAAATTATATTCTCCCCCGATGACTGCTAGCATGGCACCTCAGCAGAAGACGCTCCCTTCGCCATCTCAGCAAAGGTCGGGACCGGACTAGTTAAAAGAATATTGATCGACACTGGGGCTGACTCTAACATCCTTTTTAGAGGAGCCTTCGATAAGCTAGACCTCCAAAATGGAAATATGCAAAGCGATCACAACGGGGTGATCGAACTCAGGGATAACTTCTTCAAACCAGACGATTCTATAGTGTTACCAATAACCATCAGAACCAGAAGCCAGAGGAAAACCATACTCTCCGAATTCATAGTCCTCAAAGATTCTActgcctacaacatcatcctagGGAGGAAGACGATCAACGACCTGTCCGCCGTCATATTCACCAAGTTCCTCATCATCATAAGTTCCAAGCCAACAACGGCACCATCTGCACCATACACGGTGACCGTGAAGTCATGGTAGCATGCGACAACACCAATTTAGCTCTCCGAAAACAATCCCAAGATGCGGCAGGGATCTTCCTAGCAGACCTCGATGCATGACAAGACGACCAGTTAAGTCCAATgatttaaattgaattattccCAGAATAAACATATAATTGATCGCAGGAGATATTGCGGGGATGGTGGTTTCATCCCGCCCGCGGTGAGGACGGAGGTTTCATCCTACTCGCATGTTAATGAActtgataaattgataatgaaGTGGGATTATCAGGTTTGATAACTTATGAAATTACTAAAAGACATTGATATTGACTAATTGTGCCCTAAATGGCTGGATTGGCAAGATTTGGGTGGTATTCGACTTCCACGAAGCGGCTCCACACTAGCTCATCAACATAGTAACGGCAAATTAGGCCTTCGGAACCTGGGGAATCGACCTCGTAGGATCGTTCCCCACGGCTCCCGGGCAACTCCGACATCTTATAGACGCCATCGACTATTAcacaaaatggatcgaagccGAGGCACTGGCCACCATTACGGTCGTTAAATGCCGGAAGTTCTTCTGGAGGCAAGTCATAACCTGCTTTAGAATTCCCGAGATTGTAATCTCAGACAACAGAACCCAGTTCATGGACAAACGATTCAAGGAGTTCCTGGAAGGACTCGGCATCTCCCAGTGGTTCAGCTCGGAAGAACACCTGCAAACCAACGGCCAAGTAGAATCGGCCAACAAGATCATCGTGAAAGGTGTCAAGTAACGACTAGAGGAGGCCAAAGGCCTATGGGCCGACAAACTTGGATCCGTCCTCTGGTCATACCAAATGTTCCCTCAAACCTCAACCGGAGAAACCGCCTTTCGGTTAATGTACGACCTTAAAGCTGTCATTTCGGTAGAGGTCGGGAATCTTAGCCCAGGGAGGACCGTGGGAGGACACGACGAGAGTGCTGAGAGGGACCTCGTAGACGAAGTTTGGAGCATAGCACACCTGTGGGAACTTGCCCTAAAACAAAGGGTAAGCCTAAGGTACAATTGCGGGGTGGTGAAATGAGACCAGACCAGGAGACATTGTCTTACGACATAACGACATCGGCTCCCTCGCCCAGGGGGAAGGAAAGCTCACACCTAACTGGGAGGGGCCATACCGAGTAAAGACCATAATAGGAAAAGGAGCTTATAAGCTGGAACGGCTAAATGGGACTGAGTTACTGAGATCATGGAATGCTACGAACATACGATGATACTACACATAAGCTGAGTCGGTACCTTTAGTAGATTAAGCTCATTCTCtgattttgtttctcttttttttcttttccattaccTTTTTCCTTTCGTTTATCGCTGTGCTTTCCTTGTCGGGCACTCTTTCCTACCCCCAACGGGAGGTTTCAATGAGGCCCAACTCtaaataaaatcatttttacATTTTTCCTTTAAAACCATTTTTTCCACGTTCTCGCCGAACCGACGGCACGAATAGCACAAGTAAACGACTTCCCCCAGAGCCCGATCACCCCTGAGGCTAGCACAcgaatatccaaaaaataagaaaataaacatCAGTATCGAAAACGGCTCACCAAAAAGGCCTACTATTTATAGGGGTGTCAAAAATCCCCAGGAGGTGGAGATCCCTGCGGGGGCTGCCCTAAATGGGGCCCTAGTGGTGGGGAATTTTTCCCGTGAGGATGGGATGGGGAGTGAAATTCCCCCGAGACAGGCGtggggacccgagcggggatccccgccccaTCCCCGATAATTCCCCGAATTTTTTAACTTACTTAATAACCCTTACTTTATTTCTAATATAGGGGttcttttagtaatttcactcattcaaaaaccctaaccctattgttcaagattttattttatggactatgatttgctatgttatatttctggacttataatcttggataagatatgtttgtgtatttgtaataatattttgtagtttgtttttttgtttttttgatattttttattataatttctatatAAATGTTAAACATAGGAGATGGGGAATGGGTCCCTGCGGGAAATGCGGGGAACGCAGGGAACGGGACAAGGACGGGGATTAATTCTGGGGGCGGGgacggggagcagggaggcatcccccgcccccgccccgtCCCGCCCCGCCCCATTGACATCCTTAACTATTTACCCATAAGTA harbors:
- the LOC140178483 gene encoding uncharacterized protein → MRQEGIPGQPAGFGARDAEGSAGLTEFQVGQQFPDKEEALLSVKTYSIRRGVKYKVVESDYRRHNGIKAALEAPDGGWLPPSAYRAFCIRHVAANFALTFNGKDARSLLVNAAYAKTEVEFHYWFDILRSEDPAMCDWANLIEYSLWTQHCDEGRRFGHMTTNISKCVNSILKGVRNLPMCSLVKATYGRLAELFVRKGREAEAQMGTGQQFSQHLVKCIEANLKTARCFTVTVYDRDNSEFTIAETTPTGSFSLGSYRVSLASHTCDCGYFQALHFPCPHALACCAYSRLTWEPYVHQVYHLSSVFSVYQMGFTLPIPEGFWPPYDGPTVIPDPNKRRAREGHPRSTRIRTNMDEADPNRPKRCRLCRQPGHTHRSCPQLGGVEHTRGHD